One genomic segment of Emcibacter sp. SYSU 3D8 includes these proteins:
- a CDS encoding GFA family protein: MTDIYRGTCFCGAVEIEAEGDPMEMGYCHCASCRAYTGAPFGAYMLWRAGEVRVVRGEAYLGGYNKTGVSDRQFCTKCGGHVMSRHPGMGLTDVRAGVMQGVAFRPAVHLNYAEAVLPVRDGLPKLKDFPAEAGGSGEVVPE; the protein is encoded by the coding sequence ATGACCGATATCTATCGGGGAACCTGCTTCTGCGGCGCCGTGGAGATCGAGGCGGAGGGCGACCCCATGGAAATGGGCTACTGCCACTGCGCGTCCTGCCGGGCCTATACGGGAGCACCTTTCGGCGCCTACATGCTGTGGCGCGCCGGCGAGGTCAGGGTCGTCCGGGGCGAGGCCTATCTGGGCGGCTACAACAAGACCGGTGTCAGTGACCGTCAGTTCTGCACCAAATGCGGCGGCCATGTCATGAGCCGTCATCCCGGCATGGGTCTGACCGATGTGCGCGCGGGGGTCATGCAGGGCGTCGCCTTCCGGCCCGCCGTGCATCTGAACTACGCCGAGGCGGTGCTGCCGGTGCGGGACGGACTTCCCAAACTGAAGGACTTTCCCGCCGAGGCCGGCGGGTCGGGCGAGGTCGTACCCGAATAA
- a CDS encoding aromatic ring-hydroxylating dioxygenase subunit alpha: MNRMTDMKPGEGRCPGISVQDLLQQDSRPAPDYLTTESYAFMGDDPIPFERYTSPDYFQQELKLLWPKIWQWACREEHIPEAGDYIVYDFGPYSVIVQRTETGAIKAFRNACTHRGTKLKPSFSEGSGSRIRCPYHGWTWDLEGTLTSFPCEWDFPHVDPADYALDAVRVDTWGGFVFINLDPDAVPLHEYMHPLPEHIDSAVFEARYVAMHVQKELHCNWKVASEAFLEAYHVMETHSQLMRASGDANTQYDYYGEHVNRLIAVGGSPSVFLEEPITEQEILDTFLIGDRSDVGDRLLVPEGGTARKVMAQYYRDMVAGQGGADLSAVCDSEIVDSIAYFVFPNQQFFSGVSFPIVYRFRPLGMQHDKALFDLVILKPKPLDGEAYETAVPVRLKAEESYTIVPGMDPYVGHVFDQDTGNMEAAQEGAMTTGRRGATLGNYQEIRIRHMHRTLEKYLGR, from the coding sequence ATGAACCGAATGACCGACATGAAGCCGGGCGAAGGACGGTGCCCGGGAATCAGCGTGCAGGATCTGCTGCAGCAGGACAGCCGTCCCGCGCCGGATTATCTGACCACCGAGTCCTATGCCTTTATGGGCGACGACCCTATCCCGTTCGAGCGGTATACCTCACCGGACTATTTCCAGCAGGAACTGAAGCTGCTGTGGCCGAAGATATGGCAATGGGCCTGCCGCGAGGAGCACATTCCCGAAGCCGGCGACTACATCGTCTATGATTTTGGCCCCTATTCGGTGATCGTCCAACGTACCGAAACAGGCGCGATCAAGGCCTTCCGCAACGCCTGCACGCATCGGGGCACCAAGCTGAAGCCGTCCTTCAGCGAGGGCAGCGGCAGCCGGATTCGCTGCCCCTATCACGGCTGGACATGGGACCTGGAAGGCACGCTGACCTCGTTCCCCTGCGAATGGGATTTTCCCCATGTGGATCCGGCCGACTACGCGCTGGACGCCGTACGCGTCGACACCTGGGGCGGCTTCGTGTTCATTAATCTGGACCCGGATGCGGTGCCGCTGCACGAATACATGCATCCCCTGCCCGAGCACATCGACAGTGCCGTGTTCGAGGCGCGCTACGTGGCCATGCACGTTCAGAAGGAACTGCACTGCAACTGGAAGGTCGCGTCGGAAGCGTTTCTCGAGGCGTATCACGTCATGGAAACCCACAGCCAGTTGATGCGGGCCAGCGGCGACGCCAACACGCAATACGATTATTACGGCGAGCACGTGAACCGGCTGATCGCCGTGGGCGGATCGCCCAGCGTGTTCCTGGAAGAACCCATCACCGAGCAGGAAATTCTCGACACCTTCCTGATCGGCGACCGGTCGGATGTGGGCGACAGGCTGCTGGTGCCCGAAGGCGGCACAGCGCGAAAGGTGATGGCGCAATATTACCGCGACATGGTGGCAGGCCAGGGCGGCGCCGACCTGTCGGCGGTCTGCGACAGCGAGATCGTCGACTCGATCGCCTATTTCGTGTTTCCCAACCAGCAGTTCTTCTCGGGCGTGTCGTTTCCCATCGTCTACCGCTTCCGGCCGCTGGGCATGCAGCACGACAAGGCGCTGTTCGACCTGGTGATCCTGAAGCCCAAGCCGCTCGATGGCGAGGCCTATGAAACCGCCGTGCCGGTGCGCCTGAAGGCCGAAGAATCCTACACCATCGTGCCCGGCATGGACCCCTATGTGGGACACGTCTTCGACCAGGATACCGGCAACATGGAAGCCGCCCAGGAGGGCGCGATGACGACCGGCAGGCGCGGCGCCACGCTGGGCAATTACCAGGAAATCCGCATCCGGCACATGCATCGGACGCTGGAGAAATATCTGGGCCGCTGA
- a CDS encoding TonB-dependent receptor → MSIRHKVLSAIGAGCLALSLAPGAALAAEPQSEQPAPFVRKGGVEEVLVTARKQEESLQKVPIVATVFSPEQIDRYGLVSLEKLATSTPELIIGRASNGGGAQLTMRGIGSMPTSIGIEQSVAVVMDGVYYGQGRTINEAMFDVSRIEVLKGPQSLFFGKNATAGVISITSADPGDEFEAMARIGFEARSENLVTEGFVSGPLSDKVGARLAVRVGEMFGSYFNNSGFDVTNYTFDAATFNLNPHLSRKLDRGAPGTSEQFLRGTIKFTPSDRLTATLKASYMNTVDESNAWNYVLFACPTGTASFNPDVPCKKNFDVYLNYFPEDVAGNIKYGRDDGSPFNRYQSYSVSGTINYEFDNLTITSVSNYQRNRNNWGCSCQNLSTPLAFIAATELSIWEAFSNETRLQSTFDGPFNFMVGMLYQDTKRDHRQAANFGGIEDSSQPIERRYLAYDKPSVTKGETIAGFAQAKWYVLPDLELAGGVRYTHETKKSFLNQTYVNVLLQGVFPENAPIFGDQTFNDWSPEATITYSVTDDVSVYGAYKTAYKSGGFSNSALITSATIPSDVSFGPEKAKGFEVGLKTLLFDRQLRLNVAAYTYNYTNLQVDFFNSITFQFITTNAGSARTKGVEIEAEYAPDAVPGLTMRSSLNFNRARFTNYIAPCYDGQTPADGCTLVFQGGPGQDLSGSPTAVAPKVTAALGINYEMPFGADWYLGMSVDGRYSSKYLGSSFGAPLSLQRAYANLDASIRLRSNDDRWEFAIIGRNLTNQFYFGGVQANPSTGSGTGTPAGIQADQLALASLPRTVQFQVTWRY, encoded by the coding sequence ATGTCGATCCGTCACAAGGTTCTGTCCGCGATCGGCGCCGGTTGCCTGGCGCTATCGCTGGCCCCGGGGGCCGCACTGGCCGCCGAGCCGCAATCCGAGCAGCCCGCGCCATTCGTCCGCAAGGGCGGCGTGGAAGAAGTTCTGGTCACGGCGCGCAAACAGGAGGAATCGCTCCAGAAGGTGCCGATCGTGGCGACCGTGTTCTCGCCCGAGCAGATCGATCGCTATGGCCTGGTCAGCCTGGAAAAGCTGGCCACGTCCACGCCGGAACTGATCATCGGCCGCGCGTCGAACGGTGGCGGCGCGCAGCTGACCATGCGCGGCATCGGCTCGATGCCCACCTCGATCGGCATCGAGCAGTCGGTCGCGGTCGTCATGGACGGTGTCTATTACGGCCAGGGCCGCACCATCAACGAAGCCATGTTCGATGTGTCGCGGATCGAGGTGCTGAAAGGACCCCAGTCGCTGTTCTTCGGCAAGAACGCGACCGCCGGCGTGATCTCGATCACGTCCGCCGATCCCGGCGACGAATTCGAGGCCATGGCGCGGATCGGCTTCGAGGCGCGTTCCGAGAACCTGGTGACCGAGGGCTTCGTGTCGGGCCCGCTGTCCGACAAGGTCGGCGCCCGGCTCGCGGTCCGCGTCGGCGAGATGTTCGGCAGCTACTTCAACAACAGCGGTTTCGACGTGACCAACTACACGTTCGATGCGGCCACGTTCAATCTGAACCCGCATCTGTCGCGCAAGCTCGACCGCGGCGCGCCCGGCACCAGCGAACAATTCCTCAGGGGCACCATCAAGTTCACCCCGTCGGACCGGCTGACCGCGACGCTGAAGGCCAGCTACATGAATACGGTGGATGAATCGAATGCGTGGAACTACGTGCTCTTCGCCTGCCCGACAGGCACCGCGTCGTTCAATCCCGACGTGCCCTGCAAGAAGAACTTCGACGTCTATCTGAACTACTTCCCCGAGGACGTGGCCGGCAACATCAAGTACGGCCGCGACGACGGGTCGCCCTTCAACCGCTACCAGTCCTATTCGGTTTCGGGCACCATCAACTACGAATTCGACAATCTCACCATCACCTCTGTCTCCAACTACCAGCGGAACCGGAACAACTGGGGCTGCTCGTGCCAGAACCTGTCGACGCCGCTGGCCTTCATCGCCGCCACCGAGCTGTCGATCTGGGAGGCCTTCTCCAACGAGACCCGGCTGCAATCCACCTTCGACGGGCCGTTCAACTTCATGGTCGGCATGCTGTACCAGGACACCAAGCGCGATCACCGGCAGGCCGCGAATTTCGGCGGCATCGAGGATTCGAGCCAGCCGATCGAGCGCCGCTATCTGGCCTATGACAAGCCTTCGGTGACCAAGGGCGAGACCATCGCCGGCTTTGCCCAGGCCAAGTGGTACGTGCTGCCGGATCTCGAGTTGGCTGGCGGCGTTCGCTACACCCACGAAACCAAGAAGAGCTTCCTCAACCAGACCTATGTGAACGTGCTGCTTCAGGGTGTCTTCCCGGAGAACGCACCGATCTTCGGCGATCAGACGTTCAACGACTGGTCACCGGAAGCCACCATCACCTATAGCGTGACCGACGACGTGTCGGTCTACGGCGCCTACAAGACGGCCTACAAGTCGGGCGGCTTCTCCAACAGCGCCCTGATCACATCGGCGACCATACCCAGCGACGTGTCGTTCGGACCCGAAAAGGCCAAGGGGTTCGAGGTCGGATTGAAGACGCTGCTGTTCGACCGTCAGCTGCGGCTCAACGTGGCCGCCTACACCTACAATTACACGAACCTCCAGGTGGACTTCTTCAACTCCATCACGTTCCAGTTCATTACGACCAATGCGGGTTCGGCGCGGACGAAGGGCGTCGAGATCGAAGCCGAATATGCGCCCGATGCGGTCCCCGGGCTGACCATGCGGAGCAGCCTCAATTTCAACCGGGCCCGGTTCACCAACTATATCGCGCCCTGCTACGACGGACAGACGCCGGCCGATGGCTGCACGCTCGTTTTCCAGGGCGGCCCCGGCCAGGATCTCAGCGGCAGCCCGACCGCCGTTGCGCCCAAGGTCACCGCCGCGCTTGGCATCAACTACGAAATGCCGTTCGGCGCCGACTGGTATCTCGGCATGTCGGTGGATGGCCGGTACAGCTCGAAATATCTCGGGTCCAGCTTCGGCGCGCCGCTGTCGCTGCAACGCGCCTATGCCAATCTCGATGCCTCCATTCGTCTGCGGAGCAACGACGACCGCTGGGAATTCGCGATCATCGGCCGCAACCTGACCAACCAGTTCTACTTTGGCGGTGTGCAGGCCAATCCCAGCACCGGCTCGGGAACCGGCACGCCCGCCGGCATCCAGGCCGACCAGCTTGCCCTTGCCTCGCTGCCCCGGACCGTCCAGTTCCAGGTGACCTGGCGTTATTAG
- a CDS encoding TetR/AcrR family transcriptional regulator, with product MPIIVDHDERRHYIARVVERVIAKQGMDAVTIRNVAREAGFRSTLISHYFKDKKDMLTFTLDSIRSRAAIRVDKEFLDKNDLAACLETLLATNEDELSDWQAWFGFWEKATFDPELSAVRLGVVEATHNTIKHLLDRAKGRGELPRTLDSEFHARRLQIVMNGLAAHVVMQPADWPAEAQRALVKVEIELMKKMPKPPAGTKLPDFNVPAFAYTR from the coding sequence ATGCCCATAATTGTCGATCACGATGAGCGCCGGCACTACATCGCCCGCGTCGTGGAGCGCGTGATCGCCAAGCAGGGCATGGATGCCGTCACCATCAGGAACGTGGCGCGCGAAGCCGGCTTTCGCTCGACCCTGATCTCCCATTATTTCAAGGACAAGAAGGACATGCTGACCTTCACCCTGGATTCGATCAGATCCAGGGCAGCGATCCGTGTCGACAAGGAATTTCTCGACAAGAACGACCTGGCGGCCTGCCTTGAGACCCTGCTTGCCACCAACGAGGACGAATTGTCCGACTGGCAGGCGTGGTTCGGATTCTGGGAAAAGGCCACTTTCGACCCCGAGCTGTCCGCGGTTCGGCTCGGTGTCGTGGAAGCCACGCACAATACCATCAAGCACCTGCTCGACCGGGCGAAGGGCAGGGGCGAGTTGCCGAGGACGCTGGATTCGGAATTCCATGCCCGGCGCCTGCAGATTGTGATGAACGGCCTTGCCGCCCACGTTGTGATGCAGCCGGCCGACTGGCCCGCCGAGGCGCAGCGCGCGCTCGTGAAGGTCGAGATCGAGTTGATGAAGAAGATGCCGAAGCCGCCCGCCGGCACCAAATTGCCCGACTTCAACGTCCCGGCCTTTGCCTACACCCGCTGA
- a CDS encoding SDR family oxidoreductase: MNILITGAARGLGYELVRQFADAGHRVYATTRNPETADKLKQVTDASGGKATLHRMDVGDGESVKACAREIGNAPIDILINNAGVWGGLDTQTFQNMDYENWAHEFNIMAMGPFRVVQAFLPNVLASQRKIIATMTSQTAAAAYDHVIGYSYASAKAGLNRLMTGLANELKDEGVTVTLIHPGWIRTEMAGPVADMDPPDAAADVMKVITALTPADNGKWLKWTGDEHPW; encoded by the coding sequence ATGAATATTCTGATCACGGGCGCGGCCCGCGGACTGGGCTATGAACTGGTCAGGCAGTTTGCCGATGCCGGCCACCGCGTCTACGCCACGACACGGAACCCAGAGACGGCCGACAAGCTGAAGCAGGTCACCGACGCGTCGGGCGGCAAGGCGACGCTCCACCGCATGGATGTGGGCGACGGGGAATCGGTGAAAGCCTGCGCCCGCGAGATCGGCAACGCCCCGATCGACATCCTGATCAACAACGCCGGTGTCTGGGGCGGTCTCGACACCCAGACCTTCCAGAACATGGATTACGAGAACTGGGCCCATGAGTTCAACATCATGGCCATGGGGCCATTCCGCGTGGTCCAGGCATTTCTGCCCAATGTGCTCGCGAGCCAGCGGAAAATCATCGCCACCATGACCAGTCAGACCGCGGCGGCGGCCTATGACCACGTCATCGGCTATTCCTATGCCAGCGCCAAGGCCGGCCTGAACCGGTTGATGACGGGCCTCGCCAACGAGCTGAAGGACGAGGGCGTGACCGTGACCCTGATCCATCCGGGCTGGATTCGGACCGAGATGGCCGGGCCGGTCGCCGACATGGACCCGCCCGACGCGGCGGCCGATGTCATGAAGGTGATCACTGCCCTGACGCCCGCCGACAACGGCAAGTGGCTGAAGTGGACCGGCGACGAGCATCCGTGGTGA
- a CDS encoding SDR family oxidoreductase: MNGKSLQGKVAIVTGAGRGIGRGIAMAYAAEGAKVAVVSRTPSTVEAVAREIKDAGGEAIGIACDVGQRDQVFAAVDQTVKAFGTVHILVNNAQGFGTEAEPRASTVFMAMEDTDEDEWEYTFRTGATASLWFMKAVFPHMKAQYYGKIINFASSSGQMGFPGNTCYNATKEAIRALTRTAANEWGQHGITVNVINPALETRAFDAWKTARPEFVEALKEKIPMRRLGDPDKDAGPIAVFLASPGSDYMTGGTFMLEGGMHTLP; encoded by the coding sequence ATGAACGGGAAATCGCTTCAGGGCAAGGTTGCCATCGTTACCGGCGCGGGCCGGGGTATCGGCCGCGGCATCGCCATGGCCTACGCCGCCGAAGGCGCCAAGGTCGCCGTGGTGTCGCGCACACCCTCGACGGTCGAGGCTGTCGCCAGGGAAATCAAGGATGCGGGCGGCGAGGCGATCGGCATCGCCTGCGACGTCGGCCAGCGCGACCAGGTATTCGCGGCCGTCGACCAGACCGTGAAGGCGTTCGGCACCGTCCACATCCTGGTCAACAACGCCCAGGGCTTCGGCACCGAGGCCGAGCCGCGCGCCTCGACGGTGTTCATGGCGATGGAGGACACCGACGAGGACGAGTGGGAATACACCTTCCGTACCGGCGCCACGGCCTCGCTGTGGTTCATGAAGGCGGTGTTCCCGCACATGAAGGCGCAGTATTATGGCAAGATCATCAACTTCGCCTCCAGCTCGGGTCAGATGGGGTTCCCGGGCAACACCTGCTACAACGCCACCAAAGAGGCCATCCGCGCGCTGACGCGGACAGCGGCCAACGAGTGGGGCCAGCACGGCATCACGGTCAACGTGATCAACCCGGCGCTCGAGACCCGCGCATTCGACGCCTGGAAAACGGCACGTCCCGAATTCGTCGAGGCGCTGAAGGAAAAAATTCCCATGCGCCGTCTTGGCGATCCGGACAAGGACGCCGGACCGATCGCCGTGTTCCTGGCCAGCCCCGGCTCCGACTACATGACCGGCGGCACCTTCATGCTCGAAGGCGGCATGCACACGCTGCCCTGA
- a CDS encoding amidohydrolase family protein, with product MDIVDSQIHFGPGGIDRTLAAMDALGIGAVLADEFWGLDNWGPGYTLPNGAYRVTSPTAELAAWLHPDRFSYVLRIDRLDPEADSLIRMSKDAPHCRAIRILPALTATELAAFESGAYDRLFALAEQIGQPVFVFIAGHVDLMPRYLQKFPRLQFVVDHCGMPIEANVSFLDAPTPGQEHAGPDVTYFDEVLKLAVHPNVALKWSHAQGMFGMRDYPSIGLRPYLRRALDAFGANRVMWASDHGGNQTGETWGELVHYIRDNPELSDAEKAQLMGGTVRALLNWKKG from the coding sequence ATGGACATCGTCGATTCGCAGATTCACTTCGGCCCCGGCGGTATAGACCGGACGCTCGCCGCCATGGACGCGCTGGGCATCGGCGCCGTGCTGGCCGACGAATTCTGGGGACTGGACAATTGGGGCCCCGGATACACCCTGCCGAACGGCGCCTACCGGGTCACCAGCCCCACCGCCGAACTGGCGGCCTGGCTGCATCCTGATCGCTTTTCCTACGTGCTGCGCATCGACCGGCTCGACCCTGAAGCCGACAGCCTCATCCGCATGTCCAAAGACGCGCCCCATTGCCGCGCCATCCGCATCCTGCCCGCGCTGACGGCAACGGAACTGGCGGCGTTCGAAAGCGGCGCCTATGACCGCCTGTTCGCCCTTGCCGAACAGATCGGTCAGCCCGTCTTCGTGTTCATCGCCGGGCACGTGGACCTGATGCCGCGCTACCTGCAGAAATTCCCGCGGCTCCAGTTCGTCGTCGATCATTGCGGCATGCCCATCGAGGCCAATGTCAGTTTCCTGGACGCGCCCACGCCGGGCCAGGAGCACGCCGGCCCCGACGTGACCTATTTCGACGAGGTTCTGAAGCTGGCCGTCCATCCCAATGTGGCGCTGAAATGGAGCCACGCACAGGGCATGTTCGGCATGCGCGACTACCCGTCCATCGGGCTGCGGCCCTATCTGCGCCGCGCGCTCGATGCCTTTGGCGCGAACCGGGTGATGTGGGCGAGCGACCACGGCGGCAACCAGACCGGCGAGACCTGGGGCGAACTGGTGCACTACATCCGCGACAACCCCGAACTGAGCGACGCCGAAAAGGCCCAATTGATGGGCGGCACGGTCCGTGCGCTGCTGAACTGGAAGAAGGGCTGA
- a CDS encoding amino acid ABC transporter ATP-binding protein codes for MIRVEHLSKRFGDLVVLADINVEIAKGEVVSIIGPSGTGKSTFLRCLNLLDQPSGGSIWIDDKDILAPGADVAGVRQKMNMVFQSFNLFAHLSVLDNLTLAPIKLKDENRASAERRALDLLRLVGLGEKAHAFPDELSGGQKQRVAIARCLAMEPEVILFDEPTSALDPTMVSEVLSVIRRLAKEGMTMVIVTHEMDFARDVSNRVFYMDEGLIYEEGPPSQIFDNPQREKTSAFINRIRSYVSHIASPDFDLYALNAEIETFCEKHIVPREARRNLMLLVEEVLQIHKPWLVRGRLDLTVSYSEKNGQLELDCECDGDAGNQMHPDEGEDGLEAMIINSLCERIDYRVADGRSRLEFLVKRT; via the coding sequence ATGATCCGGGTCGAGCATCTCTCCAAGCGCTTCGGCGACCTTGTCGTCCTTGCCGACATCAACGTGGAGATCGCCAAGGGCGAGGTGGTGTCGATCATCGGCCCCTCCGGCACCGGCAAGAGCACCTTTCTGCGCTGCCTAAACCTGCTGGACCAGCCCAGCGGCGGGTCGATCTGGATCGACGACAAGGACATCCTGGCGCCGGGAGCCGACGTGGCCGGCGTGCGTCAGAAGATGAACATGGTGTTCCAGTCGTTCAACCTGTTCGCCCATCTGTCGGTGCTCGACAACCTGACCCTTGCGCCGATCAAGCTGAAGGACGAGAACCGCGCTTCGGCGGAACGCCGCGCGCTCGATCTGTTGCGTCTCGTCGGCCTTGGCGAAAAGGCGCATGCCTTCCCCGATGAACTGTCCGGCGGCCAGAAGCAGCGCGTCGCCATCGCCCGCTGCCTCGCCATGGAGCCGGAAGTGATCCTGTTCGACGAGCCCACCTCAGCGCTCGATCCCACCATGGTTTCCGAAGTGCTGTCGGTAATCCGACGCCTGGCCAAGGAAGGCATGACCATGGTGATCGTCACCCACGAGATGGACTTCGCCCGCGACGTGTCGAACCGGGTATTCTACATGGACGAGGGCCTGATCTATGAAGAGGGTCCGCCGTCGCAGATCTTCGACAATCCGCAGCGGGAGAAAACCTCGGCATTCATCAACCGCATCCGCAGTTATGTCAGCCACATCGCCTCGCCCGATTTCGATCTCTACGCCCTCAATGCCGAGATCGAGACCTTCTGCGAGAAACATATCGTGCCCCGCGAGGCGCGGCGGAATCTGATGCTGCTGGTCGAGGAAGTGCTGCAGATTCACAAGCCGTGGCTGGTGCGCGGCAGACTCGACCTGACCGTCTCCTACTCGGAAAAGAACGGCCAGCTGGAACTGGACTGCGAGTGCGACGGTGACGCCGGCAACCAGATGCACCCCGACGAAGGCGAGGACGGCCTTGAGGCGATGATCATCAATTCGCTGTGCGAGCGCATCGACTACCGGGTTGCTGATGGCCGCAGCCGGCTGGAGTTTCTCGTCAAGCGGACTTGA
- a CDS encoding glucose 1-dehydrogenase — MLLENKIAIVTGGGSGIGKSAALVMAREGATIVIGNRSAEQGEETCQEIAKAGGKAIFHRTDCSKPEDCEALVARAETEFGRLDLAFNNAGKFHDVLAPVHEMPIDEFSNGIDLNLKGVFYCMKYELAAMLRAGGGAVVNNASIFGIKGMPTLNWYTAAKHGIVGLTQSAALEYATLNIRINAVCPGMTKTPALDVSTGGNDDAFAGMVPMGRIARSEEIGEGVAWLLSSRASYMTGAALNLDGGMIAA, encoded by the coding sequence ATGCTACTCGAGAACAAGATTGCCATCGTCACCGGCGGCGGCAGCGGCATCGGCAAGTCTGCGGCGCTCGTCATGGCCCGCGAAGGCGCGACCATCGTCATCGGCAACCGCTCGGCCGAACAGGGCGAGGAAACGTGCCAGGAGATCGCCAAGGCCGGCGGGAAGGCCATCTTTCACCGCACCGACTGCTCGAAGCCAGAGGATTGCGAGGCGCTGGTCGCCCGTGCCGAAACGGAATTCGGCCGCCTCGACCTTGCCTTCAACAATGCCGGCAAGTTCCATGACGTGCTGGCGCCGGTCCACGAGATGCCCATCGACGAGTTCTCCAACGGTATCGACCTGAATCTCAAGGGCGTCTTCTACTGCATGAAGTACGAGCTGGCCGCCATGCTGCGCGCCGGCGGCGGCGCCGTAGTCAACAACGCCTCGATCTTCGGCATCAAGGGCATGCCCACGCTCAACTGGTACACGGCGGCCAAGCACGGCATCGTCGGCCTGACCCAGTCGGCGGCGCTGGAATACGCCACGCTCAACATCCGCATCAACGCGGTCTGCCCCGGCATGACCAAGACGCCCGCCCTCGATGTCTCGACCGGCGGCAACGACGACGCCTTTGCCGGCATGGTGCCGATGGGACGCATCGCCCGCTCGGAGGAAATCGGCGAGGGCGTCGCGTGGCTGTTGTCGAGTCGCGCCAGCTACATGACGGGCGCCGCGCTGAACCTGGATGGCGGCATGATCGCCGCCTGA
- a CDS encoding nuclear transport factor 2 family protein, which translates to MTDTLARLAAESDIHRILHLYCHALDRRRWELMEHVFHDDARYGFGDIGGDWRGFVKAARSIVDPLGPTHHMVANILIELKGDTAQVETYVNGYHVVPADYPPGLNTNGLYYNRPGEQYVSIVGGRYIDRFENRGPGWRIARRTGVYDWIQDLDYTDGGLSRSPPEALGKWDETDPSWGVVSRLLER; encoded by the coding sequence GTGACCGATACGCTCGCACGCCTTGCCGCCGAATCGGATATTCACCGGATCCTGCACCTTTACTGCCACGCGCTGGACCGGCGACGCTGGGAGTTGATGGAGCATGTGTTCCATGACGACGCCCGCTATGGCTTCGGCGATATCGGCGGCGACTGGCGCGGCTTCGTCAAGGCCGCCCGCTCGATCGTCGATCCATTGGGGCCGACCCATCACATGGTGGCCAATATCCTGATCGAGCTGAAAGGCGACACCGCCCAGGTGGAGACCTACGTCAACGGCTACCACGTGGTGCCGGCCGACTATCCGCCCGGCCTCAACACCAACGGCCTGTATTACAACCGGCCCGGCGAGCAATACGTGTCGATTGTCGGCGGACGCTATATCGATCGTTTCGAAAATCGGGGTCCGGGCTGGCGTATCGCGCGCCGCACGGGCGTCTATGACTGGATCCAGGACCTGGACTATACGGATGGCGGCCTGTCGCGCAGCCCGCCGGAAGCGCTGGGCAAATGGGATGAGACGGATCCGTCCTGGGGCGTGGTCAGCCGGCTGCTGGAACGCTGA
- a CDS encoding peroxidase-related enzyme (This protein belongs to a clade of uncharacterized proteins related to peroxidases such as the alkylhydroperoxidase AhpD.) has protein sequence MPFVKSMPDDASAVDVFAAHPAIYQPWVQTINAIMRGPSSLSHKEREIIAVYTSGLNECQYCRGGHAFIAESLGVSHETIEDLLGDIDQARVDERLKPVLRYIRKLTLTPHRMTQADADAVFDAGWDEKAFHDAIAVCCLFSFMNRLVGGFGILPGPQSDSPEAAEAARTLDYSAMIGSALAARGHG, from the coding sequence ATGCCATTCGTGAAATCCATGCCTGACGACGCCAGCGCCGTGGATGTCTTCGCCGCGCATCCGGCGATCTACCAGCCCTGGGTCCAGACGATCAACGCCATCATGCGGGGGCCGTCCAGCCTGAGCCACAAGGAACGCGAGATCATCGCGGTCTACACATCCGGGCTGAATGAATGCCAGTATTGCCGCGGCGGGCACGCATTCATCGCCGAGTCGCTCGGGGTGTCGCACGAGACCATCGAGGATCTGCTGGGCGACATCGACCAGGCCCGGGTGGACGAGCGTCTCAAGCCCGTCCTTCGCTATATTCGCAAACTCACCCTCACGCCCCACCGGATGACCCAGGCCGATGCCGATGCGGTATTCGACGCCGGGTGGGACGAAAAAGCCTTCCACGACGCAATCGCGGTGTGCTGCCTGTTCAGTTTCATGAACCGGCTCGTCGGCGGGTTCGGCATTCTTCCCGGCCCGCAATCGGACTCGCCTGAGGCTGCCGAGGCGGCCCGGACGCTCGACTACAGCGCCATGATCGGCAGCGCCCTGGCGGCCAGGGGGCACGGTTAG